One part of the Gemmatimonadetes bacterium SCN 70-22 genome encodes these proteins:
- a CDS encoding porin, translated as MTHDSTTRRDAQGSAAQKPGARPWYEKISLRGYTQVRYNRLLETNEGLSCAQCDRSIGNNGGFFLRRGRLVFSGDLHPRVSFYIQPDFGAEAAGGQNYLQIRDAYFDVNLDARKAHRLRIGQSKVPYGFENLQSSSNRLPLDRNDALNSAMPNERDIGVFYYYAGAEARKRFRILTDSGLKGSGDYGVLGVGVMNGQTANRAEANNSLHAVARLTYPWRLPSGQFVETSVQAYRGRFVVPSKSSGVAARPEYDDERIAATLVWYAQPFGVVAEYNWGRGPEFVAATHAIEDRRLQGGFVQSMYRWQGHGQVIQPFARLHSYHGGKKIEQDAKHYEVHEFEAGIEWLPFSALELTAQYTVSDRVFEDNATIGNRQQGRFLRLQAQFNY; from the coding sequence GTGACGCACGATTCGACCACGCGACGCGACGCGCAAGGGTCGGCCGCACAGAAGCCCGGGGCCAGGCCCTGGTATGAGAAGATCTCGTTGCGCGGCTACACGCAGGTGCGCTACAACCGGCTGCTCGAGACGAACGAGGGGCTCTCCTGCGCGCAGTGCGACCGATCCATCGGCAACAACGGCGGCTTCTTCCTTCGGCGGGGGCGCCTCGTGTTCAGCGGCGACCTGCATCCGCGTGTCTCGTTCTACATCCAGCCCGACTTCGGGGCCGAAGCGGCGGGCGGACAGAACTACCTGCAGATCCGCGATGCCTACTTCGACGTGAACCTCGACGCGCGGAAGGCGCACCGGCTCCGCATCGGCCAGAGCAAGGTGCCGTACGGCTTCGAGAACCTGCAGTCGTCGTCGAACCGCCTCCCGCTCGACCGCAACGATGCCCTCAACAGCGCCATGCCTAACGAGCGCGACATCGGGGTGTTCTACTACTACGCCGGCGCCGAGGCCAGGAAGCGCTTCCGGATCCTGACCGACAGCGGGCTCAAGGGGTCGGGCGACTATGGCGTGCTCGGGGTGGGGGTGATGAACGGCCAGACGGCGAACCGCGCGGAGGCGAACAACTCGCTGCACGCGGTTGCCCGCCTCACCTATCCATGGCGCCTCCCCAGCGGGCAGTTCGTGGAGACGAGCGTGCAGGCGTACCGCGGCCGTTTCGTGGTGCCGTCGAAGTCGAGCGGCGTCGCCGCGCGCCCCGAGTACGACGACGAGCGCATCGCCGCCACGCTCGTGTGGTATGCGCAGCCGTTCGGCGTCGTCGCCGAGTACAACTGGGGGAGGGGGCCGGAGTTCGTCGCCGCGACGCACGCCATCGAGGATCGCCGGCTGCAGGGTGGCTTCGTGCAGTCGATGTACCGCTGGCAGGGGCACGGGCAGGTGATCCAACCCTTTGCCCGGCTGCATTCCTACCATGGCGGGAAGAAGATCGAGCAGGACGCGAAGCACTACGAGGTGCACGAGTTCGAGGCGGGGATCGAGTGGCTCCCCTTCAGCGCCCTCGAGCTCACCGCGCAGTACACCGTTTCGGACCGCGTCTTCGAGGACAATGCGACCATCGGCAATCGCCAACAGGGGCGCTTCCTCCGGCTGCAGGCGCAGTTCAACTATTGA
- a CDS encoding ATPase — protein MEREAYITDRQIATSIFLASALGKPLLVEGHPGVGKTEIAKVLASALGADLIRLQCYEGLDANTALYEWNYPRQLLHIKLGEHAPGTLAEKEASLFSESFLLKRPLLAAITHTGRPPVLLIDEVDRSDEEFEAFLLEILSDFQVTIPELGTIRAEARPVVVLTSNRTRELSEALRRRCLYLWIDHPSFEKELRIVRTKVPGLSEQLAREITGVLQSLRKMRLAKHPGIAESLDWAAALVALHADHLDVDVVRETMGCVLKDDGDFQVLERELAAGRLPALASFAG, from the coding sequence ATGGAGCGCGAGGCGTACATCACCGATCGCCAGATCGCGACATCGATCTTCCTCGCCTCGGCCCTGGGAAAGCCGCTGCTGGTCGAGGGGCATCCGGGCGTCGGGAAGACCGAGATCGCCAAGGTGCTGGCGAGCGCGCTTGGCGCCGACCTCATCCGCCTGCAGTGCTACGAGGGGCTCGACGCGAACACGGCGTTGTACGAGTGGAACTACCCGCGTCAGCTCCTTCACATCAAGCTCGGCGAGCACGCCCCCGGCACGCTGGCCGAGAAGGAAGCCTCGCTCTTCAGCGAGTCGTTCCTCCTCAAGCGCCCGCTGCTCGCCGCCATCACGCACACGGGACGCCCGCCCGTCCTCCTCATCGACGAGGTCGACCGGAGCGACGAGGAGTTCGAGGCCTTCCTCCTCGAGATCCTCTCCGACTTCCAGGTGACGATCCCGGAGCTGGGGACGATCCGTGCCGAGGCACGCCCGGTGGTGGTGCTGACGTCCAACCGCACGCGCGAGCTGTCCGAGGCGCTGCGGCGTCGCTGTCTCTACCTGTGGATCGATCATCCCAGCTTCGAGAAGGAGCTGCGGATCGTCCGCACGAAGGTCCCCGGGCTGAGCGAGCAGCTCGCCCGCGAGATCACGGGCGTGCTGCAATCCCTGCGGAAGATGCGCCTGGCGAAACACCCGGGGATTGCCGAGTCGCTCGACTGGGCGGCGGCGCTGGTGGCGCTGCACGCGGACCACCTCGACGTGGACGTCGTGCGCGAGACGATGGGATGTGTCCTGAAGGACGACGGCGATTTCCAGGTGCTGGAGCGTGAGCTCGCCGCGGGGCGGCTCCCGGCCCTGGCGTCCTTTGCCGGCTAG